AGTGGCAGAGCAGGCGCACGAGCACACACGTCTCATCTGCAACTAAAGGTGTGATAATCATCTGTCTCTCCATCAGGAACTGGTTCGATTGGCTGCAGAGAGACAAGGTGACTCCGCCCCCTTGTCTCCTGTCCAATCACAGGCTGACGCGGGACAGACAGGTTTGTCTGACATGAGTTCAGCAGTTCCTGCAGAGGACTCAGCTCCTCCCAAACCCCCGATGCCTTTCTCAGAGACCCTCTCCCAGCCGTCCCTCCCCCAGCCGTCCCTCCCC
This Etheostoma cragini isolate CJK2018 unplaced genomic scaffold, CSU_Ecrag_1.0 ScbMSFa_132, whole genome shotgun sequence DNA region includes the following protein-coding sequences:
- the LOC117939863 gene encoding rap guanine nucleotide exchange factor 1-like yields the protein MLQGVAHGNKESTASVTMVIRAVLDSVKELVRLAAERQGDSAPLSPVQSQADAGQTGLSDMSSAVPAEDSAPPKPPMPFSETLSQPSLPQPSLPQPSVLQPSLPQPSLPQPSVLQLSLPQPSLLEGL